Proteins encoded in a region of the Thermocaproicibacter melissae genome:
- a CDS encoding S1C family serine protease has translation MADYNDKRINEDQNNSTSEYQGGSVWNGNSYHGYTPPRGTQYTYSTGSSDSSQSTPPEHSQTYVPYGSNYSPYPTEKPKKVRKGVVKKVLLGVLACLVVSAGSIAGFAHLINSGVIRIQQSGSGPAFTIVKNSASNKAVTNTEVTTGELTKQQVAEKVLPSVVCIENYGATSQQSRRNSDRFGFGDDEDEYEDDYTDGSDSDVSPTSEGSGIIMSSDGYIITNAHVVSGAKSLKVVTYDGKTYSAKLIGSDNITDLALIKVDATGLKAAEFGSSSDMKVADTVMAIGNPGGLEFNSSVTVGYVSALNREITNSETGYTMKCIQTDAAINPGNSGGALVNMRGQVIGINSSKIVATGYEGLGFAIPIDTAQPIITQLKEYGYVKDRAMLGITGTYIDAMTARFYGLESGLYVYSINSEYISAAGIQRSDVITKIDGKPITSMNSVANAIASKKPGDTVTLTVSRASTGKTFTVQVKLVQATGKS, from the coding sequence ATGGCTGACTACAATGATAAGAGAATAAATGAGGATCAGAACAACAGCACATCGGAGTATCAAGGAGGATCCGTGTGGAACGGGAACTCCTACCACGGCTATACCCCGCCGAGAGGGACGCAGTACACTTACAGTACCGGATCTTCTGACAGCTCCCAGTCCACGCCACCGGAGCACAGCCAGACGTATGTTCCATACGGCAGCAATTACAGCCCATACCCAACCGAGAAACCGAAAAAAGTGAGAAAAGGCGTTGTCAAGAAAGTGTTGCTCGGTGTGTTGGCATGCTTGGTTGTTTCGGCAGGCTCCATCGCGGGGTTCGCACACCTCATTAACAGCGGCGTGATTCGTATTCAACAAAGCGGTTCCGGCCCTGCCTTCACCATCGTTAAGAACAGCGCAAGCAACAAGGCCGTAACAAACACAGAGGTGACGACCGGAGAGTTGACTAAGCAGCAGGTAGCAGAAAAAGTTCTGCCCTCTGTTGTTTGCATAGAAAACTACGGTGCCACTTCTCAGCAATCAAGAAGAAACTCAGACCGGTTCGGTTTTGGCGATGATGAAGATGAGTATGAGGATGATTACACGGATGGTTCCGACAGCGATGTTTCTCCGACCAGCGAAGGCAGCGGCATCATCATGTCGTCCGACGGATATATCATTACCAACGCACACGTTGTTTCCGGCGCGAAATCGCTGAAGGTCGTTACCTATGACGGAAAGACATATTCCGCAAAGCTCATCGGCAGCGACAACATTACCGACCTTGCCCTCATCAAGGTCGATGCAACCGGCCTCAAAGCGGCGGAATTCGGCTCCAGCAGCGACATGAAAGTTGCCGATACGGTAATGGCCATCGGCAACCCGGGCGGCCTTGAGTTCAACTCCAGCGTTACGGTGGGTTATGTTTCTGCGCTGAACCGCGAAATCACCAATTCCGAAACCGGCTACACCATGAAGTGCATCCAGACGGATGCGGCCATCAACCCCGGCAACTCCGGCGGTGCTCTTGTCAATATGCGCGGCCAGGTCATTGGCATCAATTCCTCCAAGATTGTTGCAACGGGCTATGAAGGCCTCGGTTTCGCCATCCCCATCGACACGGCTCAGCCGATTATCACCCAGCTCAAAGAATACGGCTATGTGAAAGACCGCGCGATGCTCGGCATTACGGGAACTTATATTGACGCCATGACAGCACGCTTCTACGGGCTTGAAAGCGGACTGTATGTTTACTCCATTAACAGCGAGTATATCAGCGCGGCAGGGATCCAGAGGAGCGACGTCATCACAAAGATTGACGGAAAACCCATTACGAGCATGAACTCCGTTGCCAACGCCATTGCCTCGAAAAAACCCGGCGATACGGTAACGCTCACGGTTTCCCGCGCATCAACGGGAAAGACCTTCACCGTTCAGGTGAAACTCGTTCAGGCAACCGGAAAATCATAA
- a CDS encoding DNA adenine methylase, producing the protein MQRDKLVMPVVKWVGGKRQLLPALTPLLPKHFTTYCEPFLGGGAMLFWLQPKIAIVNDINSDLIQMYEVIRDHVEELILELSKHKNESKHFYEVRDWDRDKKKYNALSGIEKAARLIYLNKTCYNGLFRVNNAGEFNTPFGNYKNPNIVNAPTLRAVSNYLQKAKITFSCRDYADVLAEIPCGTFVYLDPPYDPASNTANFTGYSRGGFSREDQIRLKECCDDLTHRNIKFMLSNSATDFIKNLYTGYNITIVQAKRAINSNASKRGQVDEVVVRNYE; encoded by the coding sequence ATGCAGAGAGACAAATTAGTTATGCCTGTAGTTAAATGGGTCGGTGGAAAACGACAGCTGTTACCAGCACTTACTCCACTTCTCCCTAAACATTTCACTACGTATTGCGAGCCATTTTTAGGTGGCGGTGCAATGCTGTTTTGGCTGCAACCAAAAATCGCCATCGTTAACGATATAAACAGTGATTTAATCCAAATGTATGAAGTCATTCGCGACCATGTAGAAGAGCTTATACTAGAACTATCAAAGCATAAAAATGAATCAAAACATTTTTATGAGGTCCGCGATTGGGATCGCGATAAAAAAAAGTACAATGCGTTATCAGGAATTGAAAAAGCCGCAAGACTTATCTATCTGAATAAAACATGTTATAACGGACTTTTTCGAGTAAATAACGCTGGAGAATTTAATACTCCATTCGGGAATTATAAGAATCCAAATATCGTTAATGCTCCGACTCTACGAGCGGTAAGTAACTATCTCCAGAAAGCCAAAATCACATTTTCGTGCCGTGACTATGCTGATGTTTTAGCCGAAATCCCTTGTGGAACTTTCGTTTATTTAGATCCGCCATATGATCCTGCTTCAAATACTGCAAACTTTACCGGGTATTCCAGAGGGGGGTTTTCTCGCGAAGATCAGATTCGCCTTAAAGAATGTTGTGATGATTTGACGCACAGAAACATAAAATTTATGCTTTCAAACTCAGCGACGGATTTCATTAAAAACCTGTACACAGGATATAACATTACCATTGTACAAGCCAAAAGAGCTATTAATTCCAATGCATCAAAACGCGGCCAAGTTGATGAAGTGGTTGTGAGGAACTATGAGTAG
- a CDS encoding iron-containing alcohol dehydrogenase — translation MGFLMYIPTRILFGAGQLDNLHEQKMPGKKAMLVISGGKSVRENGYLARTEEQLRLAGVEYAVFDQVQTNPLKSTVMAGAAFARENGCDFVVALGGGSCIDAAKAIALMAVNPGDYWDYIPSGSGKGKPIEKRPLPVVAITTTAGTGSETDAGTVVTNEETHEKIGFGMDEMYPVIAVVDPELMRTVPPALTAYQGFDALFHSVEGYISKAANPMSDMLAITAIENIGRNLADAVRNGDNLDAREKVAFGSTLSGMVMCVGACTSQHALEHAMSAYHQNLPHGAGLIMVSRAYFTHFVEAHVCDGRFVRMAQAMGATDAKEPMDFIRALVRLQEECGVASLKMSDYGIKPEEFGSLADNARSTMGGLFWCDRQEMAREDCIAVYRDSYR, via the coding sequence ATGGGCTTTCTGATGTACATTCCCACGCGAATTCTTTTCGGCGCGGGGCAACTGGACAATCTGCACGAACAAAAAATGCCCGGGAAAAAGGCGATGCTGGTGATTTCCGGCGGAAAATCCGTGCGGGAGAATGGTTACCTTGCACGCACAGAGGAACAGCTACGGCTTGCGGGAGTAGAATACGCTGTATTCGATCAAGTGCAAACGAATCCGCTGAAGTCAACGGTGATGGCCGGCGCGGCATTTGCACGGGAAAACGGCTGCGATTTCGTCGTGGCGCTTGGCGGCGGAAGCTGTATCGACGCGGCCAAAGCGATTGCGCTGATGGCGGTCAATCCCGGGGATTACTGGGACTACATTCCTTCCGGCAGCGGCAAAGGAAAGCCTATCGAGAAACGGCCTCTTCCGGTGGTAGCGATTACGACAACGGCGGGGACCGGCTCTGAAACGGACGCCGGAACGGTCGTTACCAACGAGGAGACGCACGAAAAAATCGGATTCGGCATGGATGAGATGTACCCGGTTATTGCGGTTGTGGATCCGGAACTGATGCGTACCGTGCCGCCGGCACTCACAGCATATCAAGGATTTGACGCGCTGTTTCACAGCGTGGAAGGGTACATTTCCAAGGCAGCCAACCCGATGAGCGATATGCTTGCGATTACCGCCATTGAGAACATCGGGCGTAATCTGGCGGATGCCGTTCGGAACGGGGACAATCTGGACGCACGGGAAAAGGTCGCGTTCGGCAGTACGCTTTCCGGTATGGTTATGTGTGTGGGCGCCTGCACAAGCCAGCACGCGCTGGAGCACGCCATGTCGGCCTATCACCAGAATCTCCCGCACGGTGCAGGGCTCATTATGGTGAGCCGCGCTTATTTCACGCATTTCGTCGAAGCGCATGTCTGCGACGGGCGGTTTGTCCGCATGGCGCAGGCGATGGGCGCAACCGACGCGAAAGAACCGATGGATTTTATCCGCGCGCTGGTTCGGCTCCAAGAAGAATGTGGTGTGGCGTCGCTGAAGATGTCCGATTACGGCATCAAGCCGGAGGAGTTCGGATCATTGGCTGACAATGCACGCAGCACGATGGGCGGCCTGTTTTGGTGCGACCGTCAGGAAATGGCGCGCGAGGACTGCATCGCCGTTTACCGCGATTCCTACCGTTAG
- a CDS encoding APC family permease — protein MNESKKVYGLFTTIAMIVGICIGSGIFFKSDNILVATGGSVWLGVLVFVLSATSIIFGGLSMSELASRTDNPGGIIAYYEEFVSEKAACGMGWFQIFVYYPTIAVVVSWVVGIYTCILFGWPGTFWNQMLIGFLFYTIDFIVNAISARIGGGFQRFTMVCKMIPLIIIAIAGIFFGNPIQGLQSVSKSTLIGGSWLAAIGPVAFSFDGWIISTTIAPEIRNSKKNLPRALIISPLIILITYVAYFIGVTKLLDPQEIIKLQDAHVDVIAQQLFGGIGGQLILVAVILAVMGTSNGIILGYIRLPYAMALHGRKMFPLADKLDKINEKWKMPVRSAVFCYAIMLFWTVIHIVTVQFNLLPNSDVSEISIVMSYLFYIVLYYAVFRLYREGKIKSIFRGVVVPIIATLGSLFILSGGLQNSLFIIYALVCIAVFVAALLFYKRRSAAK, from the coding sequence ATGAACGAAAGCAAAAAAGTGTATGGCCTGTTTACGACCATCGCAATGATCGTTGGAATCTGCATTGGATCTGGTATCTTCTTCAAAAGCGATAATATTCTCGTGGCAACCGGAGGTTCCGTTTGGCTCGGTGTGCTGGTCTTTGTGCTCAGCGCCACAAGCATCATTTTCGGCGGGCTCTCCATGAGCGAGCTTGCCTCCCGCACCGACAACCCCGGCGGAATCATTGCCTACTATGAAGAATTTGTCAGTGAAAAAGCCGCATGCGGCATGGGCTGGTTTCAAATCTTCGTCTACTACCCAACCATTGCGGTTGTGGTTTCCTGGGTTGTTGGCATTTACACCTGCATCTTGTTCGGATGGCCCGGCACGTTCTGGAATCAGATGCTGATTGGCTTCCTCTTCTACACCATTGATTTTATCGTGAATGCCATTTCGGCGCGAATCGGCGGAGGATTCCAGAGATTCACCATGGTCTGCAAGATGATTCCGCTCATCATCATCGCCATTGCCGGCATCTTCTTCGGCAACCCGATTCAAGGGCTGCAAAGCGTTTCCAAAAGCACGCTGATCGGCGGCTCATGGCTAGCGGCAATCGGGCCGGTGGCATTCTCGTTTGACGGATGGATTATCTCCACAACGATTGCTCCGGAAATCCGCAATTCCAAAAAGAATCTGCCCAGAGCGCTGATTATCTCTCCGCTGATTATTCTCATCACGTATGTTGCATACTTTATCGGCGTTACGAAACTGCTCGACCCGCAAGAAATCATCAAACTGCAGGATGCTCACGTGGATGTGATTGCCCAGCAGCTTTTCGGCGGTATCGGCGGCCAATTAATCTTGGTTGCCGTCATTCTGGCCGTAATGGGTACGTCAAACGGCATTATTCTCGGATATATTCGCCTGCCCTACGCGATGGCGCTGCACGGCAGAAAAATGTTCCCGCTGGCTGACAAGCTGGATAAAATCAATGAAAAATGGAAGATGCCGGTCCGCTCCGCGGTGTTCTGCTATGCCATCATGCTTTTCTGGACAGTCATTCACATTGTTACCGTTCAGTTCAATCTTCTCCCGAATTCGGACGTTTCCGAAATCTCCATTGTCATGAGCTACCTGTTCTACATTGTCCTATACTATGCGGTGTTCCGCCTCTACCGCGAAGGCAAAATCAAGAGCATATTCCGCGGTGTGGTTGTTCCAATCATTGCCACACTCGGCTCGCTGTTCATCCTTTCCGGCGGCCTGCAGAACAGTCTTTTCATCATCTACGCTCTGGTATGCATTGCCGTTTTCGTTGCCGCGCTGCTTTTCTACAAGCGTCGCAGTGCCGCAAAGTAA
- a CDS encoding polysaccharide deacetylase family protein — MQILYPEGRKKALTFSYDDGQIFDRKLVEIFNRYQVKATFHLNSAVLDHEGFITKKEVRTLYAGHEIACHSATHPYFTQLSKEQMINEIWKDRRCLEELAEYPVVGFSYPFGDYSEDIISTLESLGIEYCRTVESHHGFQVPARFMTWNPTCHHNEDLSKRADTFLNWPDFFKLPLFYVWGHSFEFARQNNWEVIEDFCKKVSGRDEIWYATNLQIKRYLSAVRSLVYTADETMVYNPTAVSVWAEINGKVTELLPGHTYKL; from the coding sequence ATGCAGATTCTATATCCCGAAGGGCGAAAAAAAGCTCTTACTTTCAGTTACGACGACGGCCAGATTTTCGACCGCAAACTGGTAGAGATTTTTAATCGCTATCAGGTCAAAGCAACGTTCCATTTGAATTCCGCAGTGCTGGACCATGAAGGTTTTATCACGAAGAAGGAAGTCCGCACCCTGTATGCCGGCCATGAAATTGCGTGCCACAGCGCGACTCATCCTTATTTCACGCAGCTTTCCAAAGAGCAGATGATTAATGAAATCTGGAAAGACCGCCGCTGCCTCGAAGAGCTGGCAGAATATCCGGTTGTAGGCTTTTCCTATCCGTTCGGCGATTACTCCGAAGACATCATCTCCACTCTGGAATCTCTCGGAATTGAGTATTGCAGAACGGTAGAAAGCCACCACGGTTTCCAAGTTCCCGCACGTTTCATGACATGGAACCCAACCTGCCACCACAACGAGGACCTTTCCAAACGGGCAGACACATTTTTGAATTGGCCGGACTTCTTTAAGCTGCCGCTGTTCTATGTATGGGGGCACAGCTTCGAGTTTGCTCGCCAGAACAACTGGGAAGTCATTGAGGATTTCTGCAAAAAGGTCTCCGGCAGGGACGAAATCTGGTATGCAACGAACCTTCAGATTAAGCGTTACCTCTCCGCAGTACGCAGCCTAGTTTACACCGCTGACGAAACAATGGTTTACAACCCCACCGCTGTTTCCGTCTGGGCAGAAATCAACGGAAAAGTCACCGAGCTTCTCCCCGGGCATACATACAAGCTGTAA